In Haloterrigena turkmenica DSM 5511, a single genomic region encodes these proteins:
- a CDS encoding universal stress protein — translation MPRKTLVPVDGSPQADAALRYALEEFPEAEITVLHVIRLPEGYWSVLAESETEFPGHERAEEHARTLFEAAENTASTFDHPIDTAIERGDPSREIVDYAIANDVEQIVMGSHGRQGASRLLFGSVAEKVVRRAPMTVVVVHEAS, via the coding sequence ATGCCACGGAAGACACTCGTTCCGGTCGACGGGTCACCACAGGCCGACGCAGCGCTTCGATACGCACTCGAGGAGTTTCCGGAGGCGGAGATCACTGTCCTCCACGTGATCCGGCTCCCGGAAGGATACTGGTCGGTTCTGGCCGAGTCGGAAACGGAGTTTCCCGGCCACGAGCGGGCGGAGGAACACGCTCGCACGCTCTTCGAAGCGGCCGAGAACACTGCATCCACCTTCGACCATCCCATCGATACGGCGATCGAACGAGGCGACCCGTCACGGGAAATCGTCGACTACGCAATCGCGAACGACGTCGAGCAGATCGTAATGGGCAGTCACGGACGGCAAGGCGCCAGCCGGCTCCTGTTCGGCAGCGTCGCGGAAAAAGTCGTTCGACGCGCGCCGATGACCGTCGTCGTTGTCCACGAGGCTAGCTGA
- a CDS encoding ATPase domain-containing protein, with product MDSRVSSIRSGVDGLDELLCGGLVTGRMYLVQGKPGTGKTLLGMHFLEEGLRNDETVLFIHGEESREEILANGEAVGVDISDAAFLDLGPDSEFFTEDYSYDLVDPSDIERERYTQDIHDAIREIDPDRVVIDPITQLRYVEANDHQFRKRILSFMRFLKQGEVTVITTATPSPEQEYDTEIRSLSDGIIELDRGEGGRRIQVSKHRALGQREGDHGMEIRDDGIEVYPQLVPEGTDRPFESNLLRSGIDGLDELIGRGFDQRTVTFISGPTGAGKTSTGTQFMAKAAENGLKSTIYLFEEDVQTYEHRSESIGIPVSRLREEGTLSTTEIEPRALSSEEFAHTVKRQIDRQGTDIVMIDGIGGYTVSIRGDETDLIRDLHGLTRYLKSRGVTVLITNEIAEITGISSATDSNLSYVADNIAFLSYVEMDGSLRKVIGVLKKRTGGFEHTLREFEITEDGIRVGDPLTGLYGILQGTPRTDEPSDISRLDCS from the coding sequence ATGGATTCTCGCGTTTCATCGATACGGAGCGGGGTCGACGGTCTCGACGAACTCCTTTGTGGCGGCCTCGTCACCGGTCGGATGTATCTCGTGCAGGGAAAGCCGGGAACGGGAAAGACCCTGCTCGGAATGCACTTTCTCGAGGAAGGACTCCGAAACGACGAGACGGTGCTGTTCATTCACGGCGAGGAGTCTCGCGAGGAGATTCTCGCGAACGGCGAGGCGGTCGGCGTCGATATCTCGGACGCGGCGTTTCTCGATCTGGGGCCGGACTCCGAGTTTTTCACCGAGGATTACTCGTACGATCTGGTCGACCCGAGCGACATCGAGCGGGAGCGGTACACGCAGGATATCCACGACGCGATCCGGGAGATCGATCCGGACCGCGTCGTCATCGATCCGATCACGCAGTTGCGCTACGTCGAGGCGAACGACCACCAGTTCCGAAAGCGGATCCTCTCGTTCATGCGGTTTCTCAAGCAGGGGGAAGTGACGGTCATCACCACCGCGACGCCGTCGCCGGAACAGGAGTACGACACGGAGATCCGATCGCTCAGCGACGGGATCATCGAACTGGATCGGGGCGAGGGCGGGCGCCGAATCCAGGTCTCGAAACACCGCGCGCTCGGACAGCGAGAAGGGGACCACGGCATGGAGATCCGCGACGACGGGATCGAAGTCTATCCGCAACTCGTCCCCGAGGGAACCGACCGGCCGTTCGAATCGAACCTGCTTCGGTCCGGCATCGACGGGCTCGACGAACTGATCGGTCGCGGCTTCGATCAACGGACCGTGACCTTCATCAGCGGGCCGACGGGCGCTGGAAAGACTTCCACCGGGACGCAGTTCATGGCGAAAGCGGCTGAAAACGGACTCAAGTCGACGATCTATCTCTTCGAGGAGGACGTCCAAACGTACGAACACCGCTCGGAGTCCATCGGCATTCCCGTCTCGAGGCTCCGCGAGGAAGGGACGCTGTCGACGACCGAAATCGAACCGCGCGCGCTCTCGAGCGAGGAGTTCGCGCACACGGTCAAACGGCAGATCGACCGTCAGGGGACGGATATCGTGATGATCGACGGGATCGGCGGCTACACGGTCTCGATTCGAGGCGACGAAACGGACCTGATCCGGGACCTCCACGGGCTCACGCGGTACCTAAAGAGCCGCGGCGTGACGGTGTTGATCACCAACGAGATCGCCGAGATCACGGGTATCTCGAGCGCGACGGACAGTAATTTGAGTTACGTCGCCGACAACATCGCGTTCCTGAGTTACGTCGAGATGGACGGCAGCCTCCGGAAGGTCATCGGCGTCCTGAAAAAGCGCACCGGCGGGTTCGAACACACGCTGCGCGAGTTCGAGATCACCGAAGACGGGATCCGCGTCGGCGACCCCCTGACCGGACTCTACGGCATCCTGCAGGGAACGCCGCGAACCGACGAACCCTCCGATATCAGCCGTCTCGATTGTTCGTAA
- a CDS encoding DUF5787 family protein produces the protein MSEFAFELELCAHLEGRREGIVARQLGASVADPGGRILDVVRVEPGPAFDERAAITSEAIPDPAIAADVGTGRARYWKDAFDCHPDRAQRTMERACEVGFFERELRNRRDYVRQTARYPDWYGRILGIENKPDLERPGDLEAQLRTDVSLALVDEIVLATESYVTRAHLHRIPDEVGVWRVHRDADAGDSSGLDDADASSLEIEVVREPTPLSVDRPGIEPLESHPGRTEIDVVDADAKARARRRLAERAYGKGWRTYDFPDCGACRPDDSSGATLPYCAWKGRVVDARSECGPSCGGYNPRPSDAASAESDSGVDLEAERDRRTPWVVEPEGRRRRQSGLDQFG, from the coding sequence GTGAGCGAGTTCGCGTTCGAACTGGAGCTGTGTGCCCACCTCGAGGGGCGCCGCGAGGGAATCGTCGCTCGCCAGCTCGGCGCGAGCGTCGCCGATCCCGGCGGACGGATTCTCGACGTCGTCCGCGTCGAGCCCGGCCCCGCGTTCGACGAGCGCGCCGCGATCACGAGCGAGGCGATTCCCGACCCGGCGATCGCGGCCGACGTCGGCACCGGCCGGGCTCGCTACTGGAAGGACGCCTTCGACTGCCACCCCGACCGCGCACAGCGGACGATGGAGCGCGCCTGCGAGGTCGGCTTCTTCGAACGCGAACTCCGGAACAGGCGCGACTACGTCCGGCAGACCGCCCGCTACCCCGACTGGTACGGCCGCATCCTCGGCATCGAGAACAAACCCGATCTCGAGCGGCCGGGCGATCTCGAGGCCCAGTTGCGGACCGACGTCAGCCTCGCGCTGGTCGACGAGATCGTGCTGGCGACCGAGAGTTACGTTACGCGCGCGCACCTACACAGGATCCCAGACGAGGTCGGCGTCTGGCGGGTCCACCGCGACGCCGACGCGGGCGACTCGAGCGGCTTGGACGACGCCGACGCGTCGTCGCTCGAGATCGAGGTCGTCCGCGAGCCGACGCCGCTTTCCGTCGACCGGCCGGGAATCGAGCCCCTCGAGTCCCACCCCGGCCGGACCGAGATCGACGTCGTCGACGCCGACGCGAAGGCGCGAGCGCGCCGGCGCCTCGCCGAACGCGCCTACGGCAAGGGCTGGCGGACCTACGACTTCCCCGACTGCGGGGCCTGCCGCCCGGACGACTCGAGCGGCGCGACGCTGCCGTACTGCGCGTGGAAGGGACGCGTCGTCGACGCGCGGTCGGAATGTGGGCCGTCCTGCGGGGGATACAATCCCCGGCCGTCGGACGCGGCGTCCGCCGAGTCGGACTCCGGAGTCGACCTCGAGGCCGAACGCGATCGTCGAACGCCCTGGGTGGTGGAGCCGGAGGGGAGACGACGTCGGCAGTCCGGACTCGACCAGTTCGGCTGA
- a CDS encoding DUF2237 family protein, whose translation MTDDLEDRNVYGTELEPCSTDPMTGFLRDGCCRRVEGDRGRHEICAVMTEEFLRFSRAQGNDLVTPRPEFEFPGLEPGDRWCLCVARWLEAVEADSAPPVVLEATHEAVLRDVEPDLLRDHEHEGRVDSGSGTEE comes from the coding sequence ATGACCGACGACCTCGAGGACCGGAACGTCTACGGCACCGAACTCGAGCCCTGCAGCACTGATCCGATGACGGGCTTCCTGCGAGACGGCTGCTGCCGGCGCGTCGAGGGCGACCGCGGCCGCCACGAGATCTGTGCGGTGATGACCGAGGAGTTCCTGCGGTTCAGCCGAGCGCAGGGCAACGACCTCGTCACGCCGCGCCCGGAGTTCGAGTTCCCCGGCCTCGAGCCCGGCGACCGGTGGTGTCTGTGCGTCGCGCGGTGGCTCGAGGCCGTCGAGGCAGACAGCGCGCCGCCGGTCGTCCTCGAGGCGACCCACGAGGCCGTCCTCCGGGACGTCGAACCGGATCTGCTGCGGGATCACGAGCACGAGGGTCGCGTCGACAGCGGATCCGGGACGGAGGAGTGA
- a CDS encoding RidA family protein has translation MSKPTYENKPSRRTASRSNDSRASESGRRQRDGTAFTGAFGNKTGSSANLFVEGQLPESDGRLRIDGPPSRQLERCLAILESELERRGRTADDVLKLTLYLAEMDAYEDVDETYRSYFDETRPARTTVASATPRRRGRDRRCRGRDRVTDAETRLSRSVRRRFRPCTASARRC, from the coding sequence ATTTCTAAACCAACCTACGAGAACAAACCGAGCCGACGAACCGCGTCCCGTTCGAACGACTCCCGAGCGAGCGAGAGCGGCCGACGGCAACGCGACGGAACGGCGTTTACCGGCGCGTTCGGAAACAAAACGGGGAGTTCGGCCAACCTCTTCGTCGAGGGACAGCTTCCGGAATCCGACGGCCGGCTCCGGATCGACGGGCCGCCGTCCCGGCAGCTCGAGCGTTGCCTGGCGATCCTCGAGTCGGAACTGGAGCGGCGCGGCCGTACGGCGGACGACGTGCTCAAGCTGACGCTCTACTTGGCGGAGATGGACGCCTACGAGGACGTCGACGAGACGTACCGATCGTATTTCGACGAGACACGCCCGGCGCGGACGACCGTCGCGTCTGCGACTCCTCGGCGGCGCGGTCGTGACCGTCGATGCCGTGGTCGCGATCGAGTAACCGACGCCGAGACGCGGCTCAGTAGATCAGTTCGTCGTCGTTTTCGACCATGTACAGCGTCCGCGCGGCGATGTTGA
- a CDS encoding sensor histidine kinase, whose protein sequence is MKPSESTIQLLIGERGNRAAVRELLDDRYEVITDRWVSDADLYLVDDRTFPEYHAALRERVEANDPVFCPVVLIRRPDSTVRISLPNPETRDSPLLIDDVVDAPLDPDPLFRRLNTLLVRRNQSKELRRYITRLEESNKSLEQFAYAASHDLQEPLRMVSSYLQLIETRYGDDLDGDGEEFLEFAIGGADRMRSMIEALLEYSRVDSEGAPLEPTDLNDVLEEALADLQVKIDEHDGRVTAETLPRVRGDPDQLRQVFQNLLSNAIEFSGEPPQIWITTERDGSEWRVAVEDDGIGIDPDDQERIFDVFQRLHSHEEYEGTGIGLALCQRIVDRHDGRIWAESEPGAGATFTFTLPAADADC, encoded by the coding sequence ATGAAACCGAGTGAGAGCACCATCCAGCTGCTCATCGGAGAACGGGGAAACCGCGCTGCGGTCCGAGAACTCCTCGACGACCGGTACGAGGTCATCACGGACCGGTGGGTTAGCGACGCCGATCTCTACCTCGTCGACGACCGCACGTTTCCCGAGTACCACGCCGCCCTCCGCGAACGCGTCGAAGCGAACGATCCCGTCTTCTGTCCGGTGGTCCTCATTCGCCGCCCGGACAGCACGGTCCGGATCTCGCTGCCGAATCCGGAGACCCGCGACTCGCCGCTGCTCATCGACGACGTCGTCGACGCCCCGCTCGATCCGGATCCCCTCTTTCGTCGCCTCAACACGCTCCTCGTTCGGCGAAACCAGTCGAAGGAGCTGCGCCGCTACATCACTCGCCTCGAGGAGTCCAATAAGTCGCTCGAGCAGTTCGCCTACGCCGCCAGCCACGACCTCCAGGAGCCCCTGCGGATGGTCTCGAGTTACCTCCAGTTGATCGAAACCCGATACGGCGACGACCTCGACGGAGACGGCGAGGAGTTCCTCGAGTTCGCCATCGGCGGCGCCGACCGAATGCGCAGCATGATCGAGGCCCTCCTCGAGTACTCCAGGGTCGACAGCGAGGGCGCTCCGCTGGAGCCGACGGACCTGAACGACGTCCTCGAAGAGGCGCTCGCGGATCTCCAGGTGAAGATCGACGAACACGACGGTCGGGTCACGGCCGAAACCTTGCCTCGCGTCCGCGGCGATCCCGACCAGCTCCGGCAGGTGTTCCAGAACCTGCTGTCGAACGCGATCGAGTTCAGCGGCGAACCACCGCAGATTTGGATCACGACGGAACGCGACGGTTCGGAGTGGCGGGTGGCCGTCGAGGACGACGGTATCGGGATCGACCCGGACGATCAGGAGCGAATCTTCGACGTGTTTCAGCGCCTTCACAGTCACGAGGAGTACGAGGGCACCGGGATCGGCCTCGCGCTCTGTCAGCGAATCGTCGACCGCCACGACGGGCGCATCTGGGCTGAGTCCGAACCGGGCGCGGGAGCGACGTTCACGTTCACGCTCCCCGCCGCTGACGCCGATTGTTGA
- a CDS encoding phosphate signaling complex PhoU family protein, producing the protein METRKVQVTGGSTYTVSLPKTWATENDISSGATVEIYSEDDTLLVTPQREADHQKGTLDVSTLEDEQLVRAVLTMYVSGFDVIRLESGRITTDQRRAIRSAVQGLVGVEVVEEGTESVVIQDLLDSSELSIVNAVTRMRLIATSMLEDAVTALVEDDDDIAQDVIERDDDVDRLFLVVSRIFRATLRSPRAAEGLGVSREDCFDFHSSARQLERVADHAVKISRIAKKLDEIPESVAEALLEVHTDVATILEKSMDALFAEDTDEATDLGHDALASVREIDEHTRRIDDMLRELEPVQAQSLGLIVDSLSRSADYGGNIAETALQKAAPRP; encoded by the coding sequence ATGGAGACCCGAAAGGTCCAGGTGACTGGCGGATCGACGTACACAGTGTCGCTTCCGAAGACGTGGGCTACCGAGAACGATATCAGTAGCGGCGCGACGGTCGAGATCTACTCGGAGGACGATACGCTGCTCGTCACCCCCCAGCGCGAGGCCGACCACCAGAAGGGGACGCTCGACGTCTCCACTCTCGAGGACGAACAGCTCGTTCGGGCCGTCCTGACGATGTACGTCAGCGGCTTCGACGTCATTCGCCTGGAGTCGGGCCGCATTACGACCGACCAGCGACGGGCGATCCGCAGCGCCGTGCAGGGGCTGGTCGGCGTCGAGGTCGTCGAGGAGGGAACGGAGAGCGTCGTCATTCAGGACCTGCTCGACTCTTCGGAGCTATCGATCGTCAACGCGGTGACGCGCATGCGCCTGATCGCGACCTCGATGCTCGAGGACGCCGTCACGGCGCTCGTCGAGGACGACGACGACATCGCTCAGGACGTCATCGAGCGCGACGACGACGTCGACCGCCTCTTTCTGGTCGTCTCGCGGATCTTCCGCGCGACGCTGCGCTCGCCGCGGGCAGCGGAGGGACTCGGCGTCTCCCGCGAGGACTGTTTCGACTTCCACTCCAGTGCCCGCCAGCTCGAGCGCGTCGCCGACCATGCCGTCAAGATCAGCCGGATCGCGAAGAAACTCGACGAAATCCCCGAGAGCGTCGCCGAGGCGCTGCTGGAGGTTCACACCGACGTCGCGACCATCCTCGAGAAATCGATGGACGCGCTGTTCGCCGAGGACACCGACGAAGCGACGGATCTCGGCCACGACGCCCTCGCGTCGGTCCGCGAGATCGACGAACACACCCGCCGTATCGACGACATGCTCCGAGAGCTCGAGCCGGTGCAGGCCCAGTCGCTGGGGCTGATCGTCGACTCGCTGTCCCGGAGCGCCGACTACGGCGGCAACATCGCCGAGACGGCCCTCCAGAAGGCCGCGCCGCGGCCGTAG
- a CDS encoding MBL fold metallo-hydrolase, whose translation MRVTLLGAGDTTGTPTVGCDCDTCEAARERGVERTRFSVHVENERVDESLLIDFSPDFRYQFLREDVALPDAAVITHIHFDHLDGLGNVFRVFDSLDVYAADETDPVTGKSVAQTVSDDYHYLDPIDVRPTTPLETIHVCGLDVTLVPVEHPPLVCYGLAIEDPVTGAKLSISGDTSYNVPEASREVLADPDLLLADAIVPAHLCEYHPAGGRHETDDGVPRTFGTKHMTREGALDLAAELNAERTRLVHLAHYYPADEAFEEPLAVDGERYEL comes from the coding sequence ATGCGCGTAACCCTGCTCGGCGCCGGCGACACCACCGGCACGCCGACCGTCGGCTGCGACTGCGACACCTGCGAGGCCGCCCGCGAGCGCGGCGTCGAGCGCACCCGATTTTCCGTCCACGTCGAGAACGAACGGGTCGACGAGTCGCTGCTGATCGACTTCAGCCCGGACTTTCGGTACCAGTTCCTCCGCGAGGACGTGGCGTTGCCCGACGCCGCCGTCATCACCCACATCCACTTCGACCACCTCGACGGGCTGGGCAACGTCTTCCGCGTCTTCGACTCGCTGGATGTCTACGCCGCCGACGAGACCGACCCCGTGACCGGAAAGAGCGTCGCGCAGACGGTCAGTGACGACTACCACTACCTCGATCCGATCGACGTCCGCCCGACGACGCCACTCGAGACGATTCACGTCTGCGGGTTGGACGTCACCCTGGTGCCGGTCGAACACCCGCCGCTGGTCTGTTACGGACTCGCGATCGAAGACCCCGTGACCGGAGCGAAGCTGTCGATCTCCGGCGATACGAGCTACAACGTTCCCGAGGCGTCCCGCGAGGTATTGGCCGATCCGGACCTGCTGCTGGCCGACGCCATCGTCCCCGCCCACCTCTGCGAGTACCACCCCGCCGGCGGACGCCACGAGACCGACGATGGCGTCCCCCGAACGTTCGGGACGAAGCACATGACCCGGGAGGGCGCCCTCGATCTGGCCGCCGAACTGAACGCCGAGCGGACGCGGCTGGTCCACCTCGCCCACTACTACCCCGCCGACGAGGCGTTCGAGGAACCGCTGGCGGTCGACGGCGAACGGTACGAACTGTAG
- a CDS encoding histidinol-phosphatase HisJ family protein — protein MRDFHAHTNYSDGKFLRGMVQAAEEAGLEGIGLTDHCTISSRERPATVRNVYGFNLDLTYERRRRAIETEREREDRSIEIYDGVEMDYDPRDEDEIRTFLEEANFDYAIGSVHGVDGLNVQVPSNFAEMTDAELDRIVDDYFENLVALVESELFDVAAHLDLIERTAPLRGRATRDHYERVAEALARSRTVPEINAGRAVSDMALVHPSEPFLETLRAYDIPVTVGSDSHRPSEIGERAAFLEEYLAERGLEPVAPPGLEPGPAAGRE, from the coding sequence ATGAGAGATTTCCACGCCCACACGAACTACTCCGACGGGAAGTTTCTGCGAGGGATGGTCCAGGCCGCCGAGGAGGCCGGCCTCGAGGGGATCGGGCTCACCGACCACTGCACGATTTCGTCCCGCGAGAGACCCGCGACCGTCCGGAACGTCTACGGTTTCAATCTGGATCTGACCTACGAGCGTCGCCGCCGGGCGATCGAGACGGAGCGCGAGCGCGAAGACCGCTCGATCGAGATCTACGACGGCGTCGAGATGGACTACGACCCGCGAGACGAGGACGAGATCCGCACGTTTCTCGAGGAGGCGAACTTCGACTACGCGATCGGCAGCGTCCACGGCGTCGACGGGTTGAACGTCCAGGTGCCGAGCAACTTCGCGGAGATGACCGACGCCGAGTTGGATCGGATCGTCGACGACTACTTCGAGAACCTCGTCGCGCTCGTCGAGTCGGAGCTGTTCGACGTCGCGGCCCACCTCGACCTGATCGAGCGGACCGCGCCGTTGCGCGGGCGGGCGACGCGGGATCACTACGAACGCGTGGCCGAAGCGCTGGCCCGCTCGCGGACGGTCCCCGAGATCAACGCCGGCCGAGCCGTCTCCGATATGGCGCTAGTCCACCCCTCCGAACCCTTCCTCGAGACGCTGCGGGCGTACGATATCCCCGTCACCGTCGGGTCGGACTCCCACCGGCCGAGCGAGATCGGCGAGCGGGCCGCCTTCCTCGAGGAGTACCTCGCCGAGCGCGGCCTCGAGCCGGTGGCGCCGCCGGGGTTAGAACCGGGACCGGCAGCGGGCCGCGAGTGA
- a CDS encoding ATP-binding protein, which yields MSDAALDVVEFLLTTSVYSDDRTLDENDLPPSYRRVFWTGGVENDGDDDDESGRTPAGISRPLSVTTTTAREATDVSRPWEAVSDLMFTERDEFSGTITLAQQGMAEKWFAERVDDDRLRENPTLVKHFAEHEEFGETFDVTHEEAREQNRPIQADRVWIDGLLEEYFDEEEDEEMLDLVEVRAPEEVDMSLNDLVLTEDQENELDKISKAIEHRDYLSNIGLREIGKLLFVGPPGTGKTSTAQALAQDMDLPFVEVKLSMITSQYLGETAKNVDKTFEVAKRLSPCILFIDEFDFVAKTRSSDEHAALKRAVNTLLKSIDNISLIEDDVLLIGATNHPDQLDDAAWRRFDEIINFPKPDNDMRADILSLITRRMEIDEFDPQLIAEATQGLTGSDLRMVLREAVLEALTEDRTTLTQEDLLNAVEEFEERDTLKNMDMMGGDHDALVAGGDLGKASDGGEPSGHSHDHDHDHDHDH from the coding sequence ATGAGTGATGCGGCGCTCGATGTCGTGGAGTTCCTGCTCACGACGAGCGTGTATTCGGACGATCGAACGCTGGACGAGAACGATCTGCCGCCGTCGTATCGCCGCGTGTTCTGGACCGGCGGCGTCGAGAACGACGGCGACGATGACGACGAGTCGGGACGCACTCCCGCCGGCATCAGTCGCCCGCTTTCGGTGACGACGACGACGGCCCGAGAGGCGACCGACGTCAGTCGGCCGTGGGAGGCCGTCTCGGATCTGATGTTCACCGAGCGCGACGAGTTCTCGGGGACGATCACCCTCGCCCAGCAGGGGATGGCCGAGAAATGGTTCGCCGAGCGCGTCGACGACGATCGACTGCGCGAGAACCCGACGCTGGTGAAACACTTCGCCGAACACGAGGAGTTCGGCGAGACGTTCGACGTCACCCACGAGGAGGCTCGAGAGCAAAACCGGCCGATCCAGGCCGATCGGGTCTGGATCGACGGCCTCCTCGAGGAGTACTTCGACGAGGAGGAAGACGAGGAGATGCTGGATCTCGTCGAAGTCCGGGCTCCCGAGGAGGTCGACATGTCCCTCAACGACCTCGTGCTGACCGAGGACCAGGAGAACGAACTCGACAAGATCTCGAAGGCGATCGAACACCGTGACTACCTCTCGAACATCGGCCTGCGCGAGATCGGAAAGCTGCTGTTCGTCGGCCCGCCGGGCACTGGGAAGACGTCGACCGCCCAGGCGCTGGCCCAGGACATGGACCTGCCGTTCGTCGAGGTCAAACTCTCGATGATCACGAGCCAATATCTCGGCGAGACCGCGAAGAACGTCGACAAGACCTTCGAGGTCGCAAAGCGCCTGTCGCCCTGTATTCTGTTCATCGACGAGTTCGACTTCGTCGCCAAGACCCGCAGCAGCGACGAACACGCCGCGCTCAAACGCGCCGTCAATACCCTGCTCAAGAGCATCGACAACATCTCGCTGATCGAGGACGACGTCCTGCTGATCGGTGCGACCAACCACCCCGACCAGCTCGACGACGCCGCCTGGCGCCGCTTCGACGAGATCATCAACTTCCCCAAGCCCGACAACGACATGCGGGCGGACATCCTCTCGCTGATCACCCGACGGATGGAGATCGACGAGTTCGATCCACAACTCATCGCCGAGGCGACACAGGGGCTGACCGGCAGCGACCTCCGGATGGTGCTCCGCGAGGCCGTCCTCGAGGCCCTGACCGAGGACCGGACGACGCTGACCCAGGAGGACTTACTCAACGCCGTCGAGGAGTTCGAGGAGCGGGACACGCTGAAGAACATGGACATGATGGGCGGTGACCACGACGCGCTGGTCGCCGGCGGCGACCTCGGAAAGGCCAGCGACGGTGGAGAGCCCAGCGGTCACTCGCACGATCACGATCACGACCACGACCACGATCACTGA
- the phoU gene encoding phosphate signaling complex protein PhoU — protein MARNEYQRQLQRLREDVLEMSDRVCERLEQALAALETQDENLATAVITGDHAINDRYLEIEQACIELVALQQPVATDLRVVAASFKISTDLERIADLAVNLAEYAQRAERRRYADVDIGYVGERVVEMVEAAMAAYATDDAAGARDVAAEDDEIDRLCESASEFVIRDLLETELEAEIGLTPDALSDEVSRLLLTIRDLERVGDHAVNIAARTLYMVENDDELIY, from the coding sequence ATGGCCCGGAACGAGTACCAGCGGCAACTCCAGCGGCTGCGCGAAGACGTCCTCGAGATGAGCGACCGCGTCTGTGAGCGACTCGAACAGGCGTTAGCAGCCCTCGAAACGCAGGACGAGAACCTGGCGACCGCCGTAATTACGGGCGATCACGCGATCAACGACCGCTACCTCGAGATCGAGCAGGCGTGTATTGAGTTGGTCGCGCTCCAGCAGCCGGTCGCTACCGACCTGCGCGTCGTCGCCGCCTCGTTCAAGATCAGTACCGACCTCGAACGGATCGCCGATCTCGCCGTCAACCTCGCCGAGTACGCCCAGCGGGCCGAACGGCGCCGCTACGCCGACGTCGACATCGGCTACGTCGGCGAGCGGGTCGTCGAAATGGTCGAGGCGGCGATGGCGGCGTACGCCACCGATGACGCGGCCGGCGCCCGTGACGTCGCGGCCGAGGACGACGAGATCGACCGTCTCTGCGAGAGCGCCAGCGAGTTCGTCATCCGGGACCTCCTCGAGACCGAACTCGAGGCCGAGATCGGACTCACGCCCGACGCGCTCTCTGACGAGGTCTCGCGGCTGTTGCTGACGATCCGGGACTTAGAGCGGGTCGGTGACCACGCGGTCAACATCGCCGCGCGGACGCTGTACATGGTCGAAAACGACGACGAACTGATCTACTGA
- the pstB gene encoding phosphate ABC transporter ATP-binding protein PstB — translation MDAPTGSLHTTDETVAEPESTTEARAETEPESIALEASDLDVYYGDDQALQSIDMEIPEGEVTALIGPSGCGKSTFLRCINRMNDLIDIARVDGDLHFNGKNVYDDDVDPVALRRKIGMVFQKPNPFPKSIRDNVAFGLQVQGKDENVDAKVERALERAALLEEVEDQLDSSGLDLSGGQQQRLCIARAIAPDPEVLLMDEPASALDPIATAKIEELIEELSEEYTVVVVTHNMQQAARISDKTAVFLTGGELVEFDDTEKIFENPEHDRVEDYITGKFG, via the coding sequence ATGGACGCACCGACCGGGTCACTGCATACTACCGACGAGACGGTCGCGGAGCCGGAGTCGACGACCGAGGCGCGAGCCGAAACCGAGCCGGAATCGATCGCGCTCGAGGCGAGCGACCTCGACGTCTACTACGGCGACGATCAGGCGCTCCAGAGCATCGACATGGAAATTCCCGAGGGGGAGGTAACCGCGCTCATCGGGCCGTCGGGGTGTGGGAAATCGACGTTCCTCCGGTGTATCAACCGGATGAACGACCTCATCGATATCGCCCGCGTCGACGGCGATCTCCACTTCAACGGGAAGAACGTCTACGACGACGACGTCGACCCCGTGGCCTTACGCCGGAAGATCGGCATGGTCTTCCAGAAACCGAACCCGTTCCCGAAGAGCATTCGCGACAACGTCGCCTTCGGGCTGCAGGTCCAGGGGAAAGACGAGAACGTCGACGCGAAGGTCGAGCGGGCCCTCGAGCGAGCGGCCCTCCTCGAGGAAGTCGAGGACCAACTCGACTCGAGCGGGCTGGACCTCTCGGGCGGCCAGCAGCAGCGACTCTGTATCGCTCGGGCGATCGCCCCCGATCCGGAGGTCCTCCTGATGGACGAGCCGGCGTCGGCGCTCGACCCGATCGCCACCGCGAAGATCGAGGAACTGATCGAGGAGCTGTCCGAGGAGTACACCGTCGTCGTCGTTACCCACAACATGCAGCAAGCCGCCCGCATCTCCGACAAGACGGCGGTCTTCCTGACCGGCGGCGAACTCGTCGAGTTCGACGACACCGAGAAGATCTTCGAGAATCCCGAACACGACCGCGTCGAGGACTACATCACCGGCAAGTTCGGCTGA